The proteins below are encoded in one region of Sminthopsis crassicaudata isolate SCR6 chromosome 1, ASM4859323v1, whole genome shotgun sequence:
- the LOC141552206 gene encoding putative E3 ubiquitin-protein ligase TRIML1: MSSFLEPTEELQKELLCSICGNFFTDPVFVECGHNFCHYCLLTKWQEVSSRLTCPECKRAFQLRDFKVNKRLGKLAAIAKNLEPHSPQDLEDRGKCEVHQNMKTLFCEDDQRPVCVSCSQTEEHESHTLYCMDEAAKIFREKLQEIMTDLKKKTKNSALQMSRERSNFVIFNNQRENQKNYVLFEFQKMEQFLEEEMDFYLECVQTWGAISSESLSNRISLLSQQKKELNKRITELEVECLKPDLDLLQEMKGILSENNCVLQRKIEAFTIRLTVPPILDVMQWIYNWKVDITLDCNTADAGLIISENLKSMRYGGSQGEALNSYERAKDFVKVLGAQACISGRYYWEVEVPGIINWCVGIHQKSKNSQNYFVLSNTLIQNVPSLYVMARHHLYSQIHLKYRQVCISNLKVGIFLDYEGGEMSFYDATHGYLIYTFPPTSFSGPFLPLFCLPKKECSLSICP; this comes from the coding sequence ATGTCCTCTTTCCTAGAGCCGACTGAAGAGCTCCAGAAAGAGCTTCTCTGTTCCATCTGTGGGAACTTCTTCACAGACCCAGTGTTTGTCGAGTGTGGCCACAATTTTTGCCATTATTGTCTCCTCACAAAATGGCAAGAAGTCTCAAGCCGCCTCACCTGTCCAGAGTGCAAGAGGGCCTTCCAGCTGAGGGATTTCAAAGTCAATAAACGACTTGGAAAACTGGCTGCCATTGCCAAAAACCTGGAACCCCATAGTCCACAGGACCTTGAAGATCGTGGCAAGTGTGAAGTGCATCAAAACATGAAGACGCTGTTCTGTGAGGATGACCAGAGACCAGTCTGTGTGTCTTGTTCTCAAACTGAGGAACATGAATCTCACACACTCTATTGCATGGATGAGGCTGCTAAAATCTTCAGAGAAAAGCTCCAAGAAATCATGActgatttgaagaaaaaaactaaaaattctgCGTTACAAATGTCCAGGGAAAGGAGTAATTTCGTAATATTTAACaatcaaagagaaaatcaaaagaattatgtTTTGTTTGAATTCCAGAAAATGGAACAATTTCTGGAGGAAGAGATGGATTTCTATCTAGAATGTGTGCAAACATGGGGAGCAATCAGTTCAGAAAGCCTGAGCAACAGAATTAGTCTACTCTCCcaacaaaagaaagaattaaataagaGGATCACAGAGTTAGAGGTAGAGTGCCTGAAACCCGATCTAGATTTGCTCcaggaaatgaaaggaattttaaGCGAGAATAACTGTGTGCTACAAAGGAAAATAGAAGCCTTCACTATCCGTTTGACAGTCCCGCCCATCCTAGATGTTATGCAATGGATATACAACTGGAAAGTGGACATCACTTTGGACTGCAACACAGCTGATGCAGGTCTTATCATATCTGAGAATCTGAAGAGTATGAGGTACGGAGGGAGCCAAGGGGAAGCGCTCAACAGCTATGAGAGAGCTAAAGACTTTGTCAAAGTTCTTGGTGCTCAGGCCTGCATTTCAGGAAGATACTACTGGGAGGTGGAAGTGCCAGGAATCATTAACTGGTGTGTTGGCAtccatcaaaaatcaaaaaacagtCAAAACTACTTTGTGCTTAGTAATACCTTGATACAAAATGTCCCCAGTCTATATGTTATGGCTCGGCACCATCTTTATTCCCAAATCCATCTAAAATACCGCCAGGTCTGTATATCCAACTTAAAGGTGGGCATATTCCTTGACTATGAAGGTGGAGAGATGTCATTTTATGATGCAACACATGGATATCTAATTTATACATTTCCTCCTACTTCATTCTCTGGACCCTTTCTGCCCTTATTCTGTCTTCCTAAGAAAGAATGTTCTCTTTCAATCTGCCCCTAA